A genome region from Colwellia sp. Arc7-D includes the following:
- a CDS encoding YgiQ family radical SAM protein gives MNLAPTQKTTPKLFDYPKYWAECYGTAPFLPMSRQEMDVLGWDSCDIILVTGDAYVDHPSFGMAVIGRMLESQGFRVGIIAQPDWKTKDAFMQLGKPNLFFGVTAGNMDSMINRYTAERRMRHDDAYTPNDEGGKRPDRAVTAYTQKCKEAYKGVPIIIGGIEASLRRVAHYDYWSDKVRQSVLFDSKADLLIYGNAERPLIEIAHRIANGDDVKNITDVRGSAFLANQVLPGWKGIDSRSIDKPGKIDPIYSPYQDMTSPDCATTSADAAAKAAEEMVTNAAEKDVTKTAQPIQLSEFRAAAHKNVSWADKKKPWETTYINLPTFEQVRDNKTLYAHASRIFHQEVNPTSAKPLVQKHGSRLIWLNPPAKPLSEAEMDGVFGLPYQRVPHPSYGDAKIPAYDMIKTSINIMRGCFGGCTFCSITEHEGRIIQSRSEDSIIAEIEDIKLKVPGFTGVISDLGGPTANMYKLNCKSEKAEATCRKPSCVWPTICGHLDTDHTPTINLYRRARKVKGIKKILIASGVRYDLAIESPEYVQELATHHVGGYLKIAPEHTEEGPLNKMMKPGMGSYNKFKEMFDHYSKLAGKKQYLIPYFISAHPGTTDLDMVNLALWLKENDFKLDQVQNFYPSPLANATTLYHTEIDSLRNVKKDSASVSVPKGTIQRRLHKAILRYHDPANWGIIRDALTKMGLARKLIGSKPGCLVPNETRNESQQVHYKNNGKGKNNALGNKTSPGQEKRYGKKPVTAKKAKPGDKAKQGLTRFSDNQFSDRKPTSPVKKKRSNNPR, from the coding sequence ATGAACTTAGCTCCAACCCAGAAAACAACACCAAAACTATTCGATTACCCTAAGTATTGGGCAGAATGTTATGGCACTGCGCCATTTTTGCCGATGTCTCGACAAGAAATGGATGTGTTAGGCTGGGACAGTTGCGATATTATTCTTGTAACTGGCGATGCTTATGTTGACCACCCTAGCTTTGGCATGGCGGTTATTGGTCGTATGCTTGAGTCGCAAGGCTTTCGCGTTGGCATAATTGCTCAACCTGATTGGAAAACCAAAGACGCTTTCATGCAACTAGGTAAACCTAATTTATTTTTTGGTGTAACCGCCGGCAATATGGACTCGATGATCAATCGCTACACCGCTGAACGCCGTATGCGTCATGATGATGCCTACACGCCTAACGATGAAGGTGGCAAACGCCCTGACCGCGCCGTAACCGCTTATACCCAAAAATGTAAAGAAGCCTACAAAGGCGTGCCTATTATTATTGGTGGTATCGAAGCGAGTTTACGCCGGGTAGCTCATTATGATTATTGGTCTGACAAAGTGCGTCAATCGGTACTGTTTGATTCGAAAGCTGATTTACTTATATACGGCAATGCCGAACGTCCGCTTATTGAAATTGCCCATCGCATTGCCAATGGCGACGATGTTAAAAACATTACCGATGTACGTGGTAGCGCATTTTTAGCGAACCAAGTACTACCGGGTTGGAAAGGCATTGACTCACGTAGTATTGATAAGCCTGGGAAAATTGACCCTATTTATAGCCCTTACCAAGATATGACCTCGCCTGATTGTGCAACAACATCGGCCGATGCTGCAGCTAAAGCCGCTGAAGAAATGGTAACAAATGCAGCGGAAAAAGATGTAACGAAAACAGCGCAACCTATTCAGTTAAGTGAGTTTAGAGCGGCTGCCCATAAAAATGTGTCGTGGGCAGACAAGAAAAAACCATGGGAAACTACTTATATTAACTTGCCAACCTTTGAGCAAGTAAGAGACAACAAAACCCTTTATGCCCATGCTTCACGTATTTTTCATCAAGAAGTAAACCCAACGTCTGCCAAACCATTAGTACAAAAGCACGGTAGCCGCCTTATTTGGTTAAACCCGCCAGCAAAGCCGTTATCAGAAGCTGAAATGGATGGTGTATTTGGTTTACCTTATCAACGTGTACCTCACCCTTCATATGGTGATGCTAAAATACCTGCATACGACATGATCAAAACCTCAATCAATATTATGCGTGGTTGTTTTGGTGGTTGTACTTTCTGCTCTATCACTGAGCATGAAGGACGTATCATTCAAAGTCGTAGTGAAGATTCTATTATCGCTGAAATTGAAGATATTAAACTGAAAGTACCGGGCTTTACTGGCGTTATTTCCGATCTTGGCGGCCCTACCGCCAACATGTACAAATTGAATTGTAAAAGTGAGAAAGCTGAAGCAACTTGTCGTAAACCGTCATGTGTTTGGCCAACTATTTGTGGTCACTTAGATACCGATCATACTCCAACCATTAATTTATATCGCAGAGCGCGAAAAGTTAAAGGTATTAAAAAAATTCTTATTGCTTCAGGCGTGAGATACGATTTAGCGATTGAATCCCCTGAATATGTTCAAGAGCTAGCAACTCATCATGTGGGTGGCTATTTAAAAATTGCCCCTGAACATACCGAAGAAGGGCCATTAAATAAAATGATGAAGCCTGGTATGGGCAGCTATAACAAGTTTAAAGAAATGTTCGATCATTACTCTAAACTTGCCGGTAAAAAGCAATATTTGATCCCCTACTTCATATCAGCGCATCCAGGTACTACCGATTTAGACATGGTAAACCTCGCATTATGGTTAAAAGAAAACGACTTTAAGCTCGACCAAGTACAAAATTTCTATCCGTCGCCTTTGGCAAACGCTACAACGCTTTATCACACTGAAATAGATTCATTGCGCAATGTAAAAAAAGATAGCGCGTCTGTATCCGTACCAAAAGGCACAATTCAGCGCCGTTTGCATAAAGCGATATTGCGTTATCATGATCCTGCTAACTGGGGCATTATTCGTGACGCTTTAACAAAAATGGGCCTTGCAAGAAAACTCATTGGTAGTAAGCCTGGTTGTTTAGTACCTAATGAAACAAGAAATGAAAGCCAACAGGTGCATTATAAAAATAACGGCAAAGGTAAAAATAATGCCTTAGGCAATAAAACCTCGCCGGGCCAAGAAAAGCGTTATGGTAAAAAGCCAGTAACCGCTAAAAAAGCTAAACCTGGCGATAAAGCTAAACAAGGTTTAACACGTTTTTCTGATAATCAATTTAGTGACAGAAAACCGACAAGCCCTGTAAAGAAAAAACGTAGTAACAATCCGCGTTAA